One Luteolibacter yonseiensis genomic window carries:
- a CDS encoding ATP-binding protein produces the protein MNIESNAIPPWQSGPYSIKRHGVTISNCDSEPVQTPGCIQSRGVMAVVRYEDLTIVQVSENVVDHFALRPESVLDKPVASLIGVEGENALLGFTRRESIERNPLYFITLPVMDSGSYDLLVHRQGDLLIVEFEPAADAAEAFPDYYGMVKTSVSRLQNAQTVGEFCGIVAEEVRRLTGIDRAMVYHFHPDFHGEVVAESKRKDLSPWLGLHYPAEDIPKPARDIFKKIWVRPLPDAASPVVEMVPLTNPDTGKPLDMTHCALRGASVMYTEYLANMGVAASLTMSLMVDGELWGLIACQHETPKVFPHQMRAACEFLAQVTSLQLRSVEQRESFEYRLRIEEIQNRVITNASQESSLVPLTDSTPNLLDPMDAAGVAVFHGGRWWRLGSTPAETELDGLKDWLGERPEFSSSARPVYATDSLVRDYPPAESFADVGSGLLAIPLSRQKNAYVLWFRPETIQTVNWGGNPHDKPVVTGPHGPRLTPRRSFEIFTESVKNRSANWKRVEIDSALRFRMLIMELVVSRAEQISELNESLMRTNEELDAFAYVASHDLKEPLRGISKYAHQLMESGQMEETERRAKLESVQRLAVRMDSLLDALLHFSRVGRSTIAVYGVDLNEVLDEALEMVSARRQEIPTEVKVPRALPTIPCDRMRIREIFVNLLSNAMKYNDKPRREIEIGFSEMEDGITAFHVADNGIGIEPRHHAVVFKIFKRLHGTDAFGGGSGAGLAIVHRLVSQHRGNVWVESTPGSGTKFSFTLSDVPFP, from the coding sequence ATGAATATCGAGAGCAACGCAATTCCACCGTGGCAGTCCGGCCCTTACAGTATCAAGAGACACGGCGTCACTATCTCCAATTGCGACAGCGAACCTGTCCAGACACCGGGGTGCATCCAGTCACGCGGTGTGATGGCGGTGGTGCGTTACGAGGATCTGACCATCGTCCAAGTGAGCGAGAATGTCGTGGATCACTTCGCGTTGCGTCCGGAATCCGTTTTGGACAAGCCCGTGGCCTCGCTCATCGGGGTGGAAGGAGAGAATGCCTTGCTCGGCTTCACCCGCAGGGAGTCGATCGAACGGAACCCGCTCTATTTCATCACCCTCCCGGTGATGGATTCCGGCTCCTATGATCTGCTGGTGCACCGGCAGGGGGACTTGCTGATAGTGGAATTCGAACCGGCTGCGGATGCCGCGGAGGCATTTCCCGATTACTATGGCATGGTGAAGACATCGGTGTCGCGTCTTCAAAACGCTCAAACGGTGGGTGAATTCTGCGGCATCGTCGCGGAAGAGGTGCGGAGGCTGACCGGTATCGACCGTGCGATGGTCTATCACTTCCATCCGGATTTCCATGGCGAGGTGGTGGCGGAAAGCAAGAGGAAGGACCTTTCTCCCTGGCTGGGACTGCATTACCCGGCGGAGGATATTCCCAAACCCGCCCGCGACATTTTTAAGAAAATATGGGTGCGCCCGCTTCCCGATGCCGCGTCGCCGGTGGTCGAAATGGTGCCGCTGACGAATCCGGACACCGGCAAGCCGCTCGACATGACCCACTGCGCGTTGCGTGGAGCGTCCGTCATGTACACGGAATACCTCGCGAACATGGGGGTCGCCGCGTCGTTGACGATGTCCCTGATGGTCGACGGGGAGTTATGGGGACTCATCGCCTGCCAGCATGAGACACCGAAGGTTTTTCCCCACCAGATGCGTGCCGCCTGCGAGTTCCTCGCTCAGGTGACCTCGCTGCAATTGCGGTCGGTGGAGCAGCGGGAATCGTTCGAATACCGGTTGCGGATCGAGGAAATCCAGAACCGCGTCATCACGAACGCCTCCCAGGAATCGAGCCTCGTCCCGTTGACGGATTCAACACCGAATCTCCTGGACCCGATGGATGCCGCCGGTGTCGCGGTGTTCCATGGCGGCCGCTGGTGGCGGCTTGGTAGTACCCCCGCCGAGACCGAACTGGATGGCCTGAAAGACTGGCTGGGCGAACGTCCCGAGTTCTCATCCTCGGCCAGGCCGGTTTATGCGACGGATTCGCTGGTCCGCGATTACCCGCCTGCGGAATCATTCGCGGACGTCGGCAGCGGCCTGCTGGCCATCCCGCTTTCACGCCAGAAGAACGCCTATGTGCTCTGGTTCCGTCCGGAAACCATCCAGACGGTGAACTGGGGGGGGAATCCCCATGACAAGCCCGTCGTCACCGGTCCCCATGGTCCGAGGCTCACCCCGCGCAGGTCGTTCGAGATCTTCACGGAGTCCGTCAAGAACCGGTCGGCGAACTGGAAGCGGGTGGAGATCGACTCCGCGCTGCGTTTCCGCATGCTCATCATGGAACTCGTCGTCTCCCGTGCCGAGCAGATCAGCGAACTCAACGAGAGCCTCATGAGGACGAATGAGGAGCTGGACGCATTCGCCTATGTGGCCAGCCACGACCTCAAGGAACCGCTCCGGGGCATCTCGAAATACGCCCATCAACTGATGGAAAGCGGCCAGATGGAGGAGACCGAACGCAGGGCGAAGCTGGAAAGCGTGCAGCGGCTGGCCGTCCGGATGGATTCGCTGCTGGACGCGCTGCTGCATTTTTCCCGCGTCGGCCGGTCCACGATCGCCGTTTACGGCGTCGATCTGAACGAGGTGCTGGACGAGGCGCTGGAAATGGTCAGCGCTCGCCGCCAGGAGATTCCCACCGAGGTAAAAGTTCCCCGTGCGCTGCCGACCATTCCGTGCGATAGAATGAGGATTCGCGAGATTTTCGTGAACCTGCTTTCGAACGCGATGAAGTATAACGACAAACCACGGCGCGAGATCGAAATCGGTTTCAGCGAAATGGAGGACGGGATCACCGCCTTCCATGTGGCTGACAACGGGATCGGCATCGAACCCCGGCACCATGCGGTCGTGTTCAAGATATTCAAGCGCCTGCACGGCACCGACGCCTTCGGAGGAGGCTCCGGCGCCGGTCTGGCGATCGTCCACCGGTTGGTTTCCCAACACCGTGGAAATGTATGGGTTGAATCAACTCCAGGAAGTGGTACCAAGTTCTCGTTCACCCTCTCGGATGTCCCCTTCCCATGA
- a CDS encoding biliverdin-producing heme oxygenase, which produces MGLTRDTLKDHTSEAHRRLDETEPVKGLAGGTLSETSYAKLLGIYHDFFSHFENKMREDHRDIVDELGDFRFSKTGWLREDLSTLGRDAGVDAGSTFQIPDSLAGVAGCLYVVEGSTLGGLHLSKSGKGFPGGAGRFYEAYGDDTITAWKSFIEWLETRVTQPEERISACEAAVRTFDWFEERFRHHPQG; this is translated from the coding sequence ATGGGACTCACCCGGGACACGCTCAAAGATCACACGTCGGAGGCACACCGCCGTCTCGACGAAACGGAACCGGTCAAGGGCCTCGCCGGAGGAACCCTCTCGGAAACCTCCTATGCGAAGCTGCTCGGCATCTACCATGATTTTTTCTCCCATTTCGAAAACAAGATGCGGGAGGACCATCGTGACATTGTCGACGAACTGGGTGACTTCCGTTTTTCGAAAACCGGCTGGCTGCGGGAGGATCTCTCAACCCTCGGCAGGGACGCCGGAGTGGATGCCGGCAGCACTTTTCAAATTCCGGATTCCCTGGCAGGCGTCGCGGGGTGTTTGTATGTCGTCGAGGGGTCCACGCTCGGAGGCCTCCACCTGTCGAAATCGGGCAAAGGGTTTCCCGGCGGCGCGGGCCGCTTTTACGAGGCTTACGGTGACGACACGATCACGGCGTGGAAAAGCTTCATTGAATGGCTGGAAACAAGGGTGACCCAGCCGGAAGAACGGATCTCCGCTTGTGAGGCGGCGGTAAGGACATTCGATTGGTTTGAGGAGCGGTTCCGGCATCACCCACAAGGGTGA
- a CDS encoding RsmB/NOP family class I SAM-dependent RNA methyltransferase, whose amino-acid sequence MKMHRILAEAASTIAKSVFREHKVLDHELATAFEENPKWGKRDRAFIAETVFEVARWRRALGFLVDSEETTALCAAQWVRMGYEIPEWWTYNGRSAEEIKAREAELADQPRAVRESIPDWIDELGVAELGDAWDAELAALNQRASVFLRVNTLRTTRPAAIEWLAGFNITATEVPGLPDALVLAPGKALPKSLRLDGRVEIQDAGSQTIAPLVDPQPGERVIDACSGAGGKSLHLAALMKADGRVFGMDIDSKKLAELDRRAKRANANKCVKSKEIVATTTTDFAEVADRLLIDAPCSGLGTLKRQPDLKWRLKPAQLDRLRGIQAELLDKYPAMLKPGGRLVYATCSILPSENRAVIDRLLAKGGFTLLEEKPVSPSATGFDGFYAASLQKNPA is encoded by the coding sequence ATGAAAATGCACCGCATCCTCGCCGAGGCCGCCTCGACCATCGCAAAGTCCGTCTTCCGCGAGCACAAGGTCCTCGATCACGAGCTCGCCACCGCCTTTGAGGAGAATCCGAAGTGGGGCAAGCGGGATCGTGCTTTCATCGCCGAGACGGTGTTCGAGGTCGCCCGTTGGCGGCGTGCCCTCGGCTTTCTTGTGGATAGCGAGGAAACCACCGCCCTCTGCGCCGCGCAGTGGGTCCGGATGGGGTATGAGATTCCCGAGTGGTGGACTTACAACGGCAGATCCGCGGAAGAGATCAAGGCACGCGAGGCGGAGCTGGCGGACCAACCGCGCGCCGTGCGTGAGTCGATCCCGGACTGGATCGATGAACTGGGCGTCGCGGAATTGGGCGACGCCTGGGATGCGGAGCTTGCCGCGCTGAACCAGCGCGCGTCGGTGTTCCTCCGGGTAAACACGCTCCGCACCACGCGACCCGCCGCCATCGAGTGGCTGGCCGGTTTCAACATCACCGCCACCGAGGTTCCCGGGTTGCCGGACGCGTTGGTACTCGCTCCGGGGAAAGCCCTGCCGAAATCCCTGCGGTTGGACGGCAGGGTGGAGATCCAGGACGCGGGTTCCCAAACCATCGCGCCGCTGGTGGATCCCCAGCCGGGCGAGCGCGTCATCGACGCCTGTTCCGGTGCGGGTGGGAAATCGCTTCATCTTGCCGCCCTCATGAAGGCGGATGGCCGGGTGTTCGGCATGGACATCGATTCAAAAAAACTCGCTGAACTCGACCGCCGCGCCAAGCGTGCGAACGCCAACAAGTGTGTGAAGTCCAAGGAAATCGTCGCCACCACCACCACCGATTTCGCGGAGGTCGCGGACCGTCTGCTGATCGACGCGCCATGCTCGGGCCTCGGCACGCTCAAGCGCCAGCCGGATCTCAAGTGGCGTCTCAAGCCCGCCCAGCTCGACCGCCTGCGCGGCATCCAGGCGGAGCTGCTGGACAAATACCCCGCGATGCTGAAGCCGGGCGGACGTCTGGTGTATGCGACGTGCTCGATCCTGCCCTCGGAGAACCGGGCGGTGATCGACAGGCTTCTGGCAAAGGGTGGTTTCACCTTGCTGGAGGAAAAGCCGGTGTCGCCTTCCGCCACCGGGTTTGACGGATTCTACGCGGCGTCGTTGCAAAAGAACCCGGCTTGA
- a CDS encoding DUF4190 domain-containing protein, which produces MENQPPRSPDDAAGTSGLATTALALGIFSLILGPVTGIPAIVISHMAIARIRESGDSIKGRGRAENGLIMGYVFSIAIPVVLVASMKFNANLMRGYQISITQAHATSLESTVDAFVEEYGRMPANGATDTTFVSDKDTTVLETLMAYENILNPKEIRFLSFMEPEKSGITFSADRLSVKSLRDVWGGPFRIRLDLDEDGKIEVNGEVVDNRRVAVWSDGPDQKPGTSDDIKSW; this is translated from the coding sequence ATGGAAAATCAGCCACCCCGATCACCGGATGATGCGGCAGGCACGAGCGGGCTGGCAACGACGGCCTTGGCCCTCGGGATCTTCAGTCTCATCCTTGGTCCCGTCACAGGGATTCCCGCCATCGTCATCAGCCACATGGCCATCGCACGAATCAGGGAATCCGGTGACTCCATCAAGGGCCGTGGACGCGCGGAGAACGGCCTGATCATGGGTTACGTTTTCTCAATCGCAATTCCGGTGGTCCTCGTCGCCTCCATGAAATTCAATGCGAATCTGATGAGAGGCTACCAAATCTCAATCACCCAAGCCCATGCCACGTCGCTGGAATCCACCGTGGATGCTTTTGTGGAGGAATATGGCAGAATGCCGGCCAATGGCGCCACCGACACAACCTTCGTATCCGACAAGGACACCACAGTGCTGGAAACCCTGATGGCATACGAAAACATTCTGAATCCGAAGGAAATCAGGTTTCTCTCATTCATGGAGCCGGAAAAAAGCGGCATCACCTTCAGTGCGGATCGCCTTAGTGTGAAGAGTCTCCGCGATGTATGGGGTGGCCCCTTCAGAATCCGCTTGGATCTCGATGAAGACGGAAAAATCGAGGTGAACGGAGAAGTTGTGGACAACCGGAGAGTTGCGGTTTGGAGCGACGGGCCCGATCAAAAACCGGGGACCAGCGACGACATCAAATCCTGGTGA
- a CDS encoding class I SAM-dependent rRNA methyltransferase, with amino-acid sequence MPTVQLKYQTFHPSIWPKMIGEVSRDATPGSFVLVLGKEGTPFGWGLWNPKSRMPLRVVSHSLDEIDDETFFENAIRRAAKLRRDMLRLDGETDSYRAIHGDADFMPGIVADKFGDVLSVEITNLAAWQRLPKWLPLLHECFDTKRVVVGVDQDLARVEGIPHRGGVESDNVRSVKIREHGIRYEVDFSAGHKTGFFCDQRDNRRKFGALAAGRTVLDLCCYTGGFGISAALAGAEEVTGVDLDETAIAMAKRNANLNNVKVRHTHADAFTWARTMIENGRTWDLVIADPPKFIHGREDEIGTAKYADLNKLALQLVAPEGLYVTCSCSGMLGAGEFERIVIGAAHRRDKRMQMFDRTGAGPDHPTLSNYPESRYLKVLWSRVI; translated from the coding sequence GTGCCGACTGTCCAACTCAAGTATCAAACGTTCCATCCCTCGATCTGGCCGAAAATGATCGGCGAGGTCTCCCGTGACGCGACTCCGGGATCATTCGTACTCGTCTTGGGCAAGGAAGGCACGCCCTTCGGCTGGGGACTTTGGAACCCGAAATCCCGCATGCCGCTACGCGTCGTCAGCCACTCGCTCGACGAAATCGACGACGAAACATTCTTCGAAAACGCCATCCGGCGCGCCGCCAAGCTGCGCCGCGACATGCTCAGGCTGGACGGCGAGACGGACAGCTACCGCGCCATCCACGGCGACGCGGACTTCATGCCCGGCATCGTGGCGGACAAGTTCGGCGATGTTCTTTCCGTGGAAATCACCAACCTCGCCGCATGGCAGCGCCTGCCGAAATGGCTGCCTCTGCTGCATGAATGCTTCGATACCAAACGCGTCGTCGTGGGTGTCGACCAGGATCTCGCCCGCGTGGAAGGCATCCCGCACCGTGGCGGCGTGGAATCCGACAACGTGCGCTCGGTAAAAATCCGCGAGCACGGCATCCGCTACGAGGTCGATTTCTCCGCGGGTCACAAGACCGGCTTCTTCTGCGACCAGCGCGACAACCGCCGGAAATTCGGCGCGCTCGCGGCAGGCCGCACGGTGCTGGACCTCTGCTGCTACACCGGCGGCTTCGGTATCTCCGCAGCCCTCGCGGGTGCGGAGGAAGTCACCGGCGTGGACCTGGACGAGACCGCCATCGCCATGGCCAAGCGCAATGCGAACCTCAACAACGTGAAGGTGAGACACACCCACGCCGATGCATTCACCTGGGCCCGGACCATGATCGAAAACGGCCGCACCTGGGACCTCGTCATCGCCGATCCGCCGAAGTTCATCCACGGCCGCGAAGACGAGATCGGCACCGCCAAATACGCGGACCTCAACAAGCTCGCCCTCCAGCTCGTCGCACCGGAAGGACTTTACGTGACCTGCTCCTGCTCCGGCATGCTTGGAGCCGGTGAATTCGAGCGCATCGTCATCGGCGCGGCCCACCGCCGCGACAAGCGCATGCAGATGTTCGACCGCACCGGAGCCGGCCCCGACCATCCCACCCTCTCGAACTACCCGGAATCCCGCTACCTCAAGGTCCTCTGGTCGCGGGTCATCTGA
- a CDS encoding PPK2 family polyphosphate kinase, whose product MPVIGALERYGVRPGTRLDLQKVDSSEKSLYLGANKSESEMQLDELQVQLQGLQKKLYAQNKHRILVVMQAMDTGGKDGCIKDVFSRIDPQGIHVCSFKKPSEEELAHDFLWRVHAKVPSTGQLVIFNRSHYEDIIAVRVKKIYPEQVWKRRQRHVVEFERMLAEEGTTIVKIFLHISKDEQKKRLQARLDNPAKHWKIHPDDLVDRARWDDFMGAYEDIITETSTEYAPWYVVPADRKWYRNLCVARIMLDTLKKLNMEFPPINWDPATVRIQD is encoded by the coding sequence ATGCCTGTAATTGGAGCGTTGGAACGATATGGAGTGAGGCCCGGCACGAGACTGGACCTCCAGAAGGTCGATAGCAGCGAAAAATCCCTTTACCTCGGGGCGAACAAGTCGGAGAGCGAGATGCAGTTGGACGAGCTCCAGGTGCAGCTCCAGGGGCTCCAGAAAAAGCTCTACGCGCAGAACAAGCACCGCATCCTGGTGGTGATGCAGGCGATGGATACGGGGGGCAAGGATGGCTGCATCAAGGACGTCTTTTCAAGAATCGACCCGCAGGGCATCCACGTGTGTTCTTTCAAGAAGCCGAGCGAGGAGGAGCTGGCGCATGATTTCCTGTGGCGGGTGCATGCCAAGGTGCCGTCCACCGGGCAGCTTGTGATTTTCAACCGCAGCCACTACGAGGACATCATCGCGGTGAGGGTGAAGAAGATCTACCCGGAACAGGTGTGGAAACGCCGCCAGCGCCATGTGGTGGAATTCGAGCGCATGCTGGCGGAGGAGGGGACCACGATCGTGAAAATTTTCCTGCATATCTCCAAGGACGAGCAGAAGAAGCGCCTGCAGGCCCGCCTGGACAATCCGGCGAAGCACTGGAAGATCCACCCGGACGATCTGGTGGACCGCGCGCGCTGGGACGATTTCATGGGCGCCTACGAGGACATCATCACCGAGACCTCCACGGAATACGCGCCATGGTATGTGGTTCCGGCGGACCGCAAGTGGTACCGGAACCTCTGCGTGGCCCGCATCATGCTGGATACGTTGAAGAAGCTGAACATGGAGTTCCCTCCGATCAACTGGGACCCCGCGACGGTAAGGATCCAGGATTGA